The genomic stretch TCACAGACACTGGTGCACCATCTCAAGAGGGCAATTAATCACGATCAACATGACATATACCTTTTGACCCAGAAACTCTACTTCCAGAAATACAGTATCTCTCCCCCACCATCAATATCTCCCTACTGTCTACTGGATCACCCCGATTGCCACATTCTAAAGATAACAGCCACTCTCAGCGCCTCTCTTTGCCCTACATTCCTCCGTTCCCTTTCACAAGTAAACCTGCTGGACAGGCTTGTCTGTCATCTCTGAATTCACTTCCTTATCCTCTCTTGAACACCTTCCCTTCTGAAAAGACTAGAGGTTTTGTCAAGGTCACCAATGTTCTCCATTGATAAGATCCAATAGTCACTTCTctattcttctctttcttgaCCTCTGGTAGTATTTCCTGTGATTGACCCCTCTCCTTTATGCCCTTGGCATGCCCGAAACAGATTCTCTGGACTTTCTTTCTGCTCCAGTGGGCAGTCCTTCTAAGTCTCTTTCTCTGGCTCTTTTTTCTGCTCAGAAAGTTTTAAGTGCCAAAGGCCTTTGACCCAGGTGCCCTTCTCTTCATCTCTTCTCTTGCGTAGAATATCTAAGTCCTTTACTTTAAAAGTGTTAGTGATGTGGCCAATGACTGAAGTCTGGATCTCTGGCCCTAATCACTCTAAAAAAAATTCCAGACTCAGATATCCAAAAGTCCTACTCAACAGTTCTCCACGGATATCTGACAGGCATCGCAAACTCAAGATATCATGGCCAACACGGAACTCTTGACTTTCAACCTCCAAACTTACTCACTCCTAATTATTTCACTATCatccattgaaaaaaaaaaaaaatctaggtatTATCTTCAATTCCTAGATTTATCTTTTCCTTACATCTGTTGACTTTACCTTCAAAACAGTCCAAAttagttcccttctctccatctctATCATCGCAGTTCAAGACAGCATCATCTCTTGACTGCATTGCTGGAATTTCCTAATTTGTTCTTGCTTCCCTCTTGCCCTTCTATAATCTATATCCTATAGCAGCCAGTGACTACCAGTAAAACAGTCCTATAGCATCCCACCCAGAGTGAAAGTCAAGCTTCTTATTCCCTTACAAGTAAGCCCCTTCAGCTACCCAGCACCTGCCAATCTCCCCCATCTATTCGCTCATACTTTTTCCCCCTCACCCACTCCCATGAAGCCCTTGCTTAGGATCCTCCCAGAGCTGGCTTTCTTGTCCTTATATATTGCAACTTAAATTTCACCTTCTTAGAAACCTACCCTGACACCATAGTACAAAAGACTCCTAGCATTTACCCTCTCTTAGAATTTACTACTATTAGAGGTTTTCCTTATTTCTGGCCTCTGCTCCATTACCAGTGAGAACAGGGATCTTGTCTATTTTGTCCTCGACAATCTTCCTCAGTGTCTTGAGCATGACTTGGCACATAGTACCTGGTGGGAGAATACTGAGTGAACAAGTATGTAAAGATACAGAAAGATATTCACCCAAAGATTGCTTGAATAGCAATACaagtatagccaaaaaaaaaaaaaaaaaaattggaaatgacTTAAAAGCTAGAGGATTCCTTTtagtatatccatacagtggGTACAGCCATTTATAATAATGAATGAGGTCAATCTATAAATGCTGATAAGGAAACAATGTCTGAGATGTGTTTGTACAAACAGTGTGGTACCCAGCCTCCAATACGGCCCCCAGTGATTCTTGAGTCCTAGTATTTCCGCTTTTATGTAGTCTCCTCCCAAGGTGAACTGAAGCTATCTACATACGTGACCCGTAGAGTAAGGTGGAGACGACGGGGGCTGAGGTCTGAGGCCAGGCTGGAAAGGGCAGTGCAACTCCTTTTTCTCCTGGATCACTCACTCTGGGGAAAGGCAGCCTTCACGTTGAGGTCACAAGCCCTTGCACAGAGGAACCAAGGATTCCCGCCAACAGCCAGCACCAACACGCCAGCCCTGTGAGGAAGCCACACGGCAAGTGGATCCTCCAGttccagtcaagccttcagaggACGGCAACCTCCAGAGACCCCCGGGCAGGAACCACCTGCCTCAACGGCTCCCCAGTTCATGACTCACAGAAACTGTGTAAGTCAGTAAATGTTGACTGTTACTTTAAACCACTAAGTTTTGAGGAAATTGATTATGCATAAAAGACATAGGTAGTATAActcttttactgtttttaaaaaaaagcatatggGCAACTTACATTTATTCATGCATAGAAAATACCTCAAAGGAGGCACAAAGGGATGGGTGGGTAGGGAGGGTCTATGTCCACTTTTCAGTATATGCTCCGATATTCTCAGATTTATTTACAACAACCACTTATTActcttataatttttattttttttaaaggctattaTCACAATATTAAGAGAGAAGCCACAGGAACGGCCCTTCCTACGCCTTCTTACCTTCTGTTTTCCTTGACTTTCTCCCACTCTCAGGACCTGGCTTTAGAACAGTCTCTTCTTTATCCAGTAACCCAAACACTGgaggggttttgttgttgtttttttaagattaatttcaCTGAGAACATTAATCCTACAATTAGAATGCTGCTAAAATTGGGATCCTGATTTAATTATTTGCATTTAATAAGGCAACAATGTGACAGTAACTGTGGGAtgcaaagctggtgctctgtgacaacctagaggggcaggaaagggagggaggtgggaggggggttcaagagagaggggacctaaggatacctgtggctgattcatgttgatgtatggcaaaagccgtcacaataaaataataatcctctaatgaaaaacaaataaagaaaaagatgaaaataactgCGAGGTGAATAATGTATGAGCCACTCACACTTTCGGCGTGCTGATGACTTAAGTAGAGTTCGTGAGCCCACAGGCTAGGGCTGCGGTTTCTGCAGGAGGTGAGCCACCGCTGGCCACGCCTAGTTTCACATCAGTAAAGACAGACACCGGAATATTCCACAGTCTGTCTAACAGGTAAAGGCAAAGGCAGCTCACACTCAAACCACAGAATTCGTCACGCTCTCCCTCAATAAAGACATTTTCCAGAGTGTGACCGGAGGGACGCCAGTGATTTACATTAAACAGAACAACCATCTCAGTGCCTTTCCAAGGCTTGGGTAAAATGGAGGACCCAGCCCTGAGTTTGGTTTTCCCTCTTCAGAATTAGTGGTGGGGGTGGACTAAACACATGCCTTTGACTAGCGTAAAATCAGAAACTTTGCTTTTTAAGACGACAACCAAACTCTGCAGCCCAGACCCCCAGTTTTAATTGATGAGACCAGGGAACAGTGTAGGAAACTGTTACCTTTGATTTGGTGATAAATTCCAGTCCTCTTGAGCGTCTCCAAAGGGGAAAAGTTACAGGAACAAAGTTGCAATCACTAAACTATGCATACTGATGAGATTATAGCCCCAGGATTGATGAAATCTTGCTAACAGGGAAATTAATTACCTCTGAAACTCAAACAACTGAAGGCTGCAGACAACTGCAATGACACACAGAGAAAAGCCCAAACAACTTCAGTTGAGCGTGTGTCCTGCACAAGGGGACACAAATGCATATTCGCTTTCAAACTGAGAGCCCTCCTTCAGTCACTAGAGCCAGTGGAGGGCAACATTCAAATTGTCAGATAGTTTAGCAGAATCAGAGCCCAGCAAGATAGGGAACACAGAGGGAAGACAGGCACACCCAGGGCACTCCCGAGCCCAGGGCCAGAGTTCCTCCGCCCGCCTGCCCCTCCCGCCGCCGGCAGGGGCCCGATTCAGGCAGGGCAGGGCCTTTGTGAGCCACTCctcaaaggaaagagaaacaaacacGACTAGAGGAGCATTTGATTCAGCAAACAGACACTCTTATGATTCTATTTCCCACATcatttcttgtacagttcttcacgTAGATTCACGATTTGGTGAAAATGAACCAAGAAAAACACTTCTTCCATAGGGTAGGGATTAAATTATGATCACTCAGGTACCGAAGACTACCTAAAGTCACTGAAAGAAATGAGGAAGATCCATGTGAATTGATTTAGAAGTTggcatatacatgtacatatatgtatttacatacacaaacacattcaTTCTTATTTTAAGAGTATtacttacaaaatatatttttttctataaacaatTATAACAATTAGTTCCCTTTGTGAGACAAGAATGGACATGAGTGGCAAAGaagtacatttttcattttatatatttttactcagtttgattttttttttttttactattagcATGTATTATAAAAATGACTAATAAAGAAATAGCAAAGACCAAAAAAATGCTTTCCACTGGATCAGCCTGTGAGCCCCTTGTTTCTGCTCGCTTTTACCCTGGGTAGACCATCTTTTGctttcccacctgtaaaatggaagcAAGCCCACCACGAGGAAGCCTACTCAGAGAGTGAAAGCTGAGCCGGCGAGGAAGGCAGGGTGTATCTGGGCAAGAAGCGAAAGGCGGCAGGCCAGAAATGAGACCACAGCAGTCGTCAGAGACGAACAGTAATAATGCCACATTAAACTTATGAGTACGTGCCAAACATTTCATCCTAAGCCGCATTTCACAaacaagaaactgaggcacagagaagcatCTTCCTCAGGAacccaaaacaaagaaatgatgGAGTGAGAATTCAGCCCTGCCTGGCGAGAGGCTGTGCTGCTTCAACACAAACTAATGCAACAGATGTTTGCCAAACATTTCAGAAGACTGATGGATGAGCATTTCAGGAAATAAGTGCAAATACACTTTTTGGTAGAAGTATACATTACCGAAGGCCATTTGGCAAGTGTtaccaaaatttaaaatgagCACCCAACTTTTGACCTGGCCATTCTACTTCCTGGAACTCATCctacaatgaaaatgaaagtcactcagtcatgtctgactctttgcgatcccatggactatacagtccatggaattctccaggccagaatacgggagtgggtagctgttcccttctccaggggatcttcccaacccagggatcaaacccaagtctcccacattgcaggcagattctttatctgctgacccacaagggaagccctcatcctACGGAAATACTCACAAAGATGTCTACATACAGATGTTCAGTGTGGCACTGTTTTAACAACTCCAGGGGCCATAGGTATGGAAATGACCAGATGACTAAAACCTCACAATATACCCCAAATAGTAAGTAGCTTGTATCCTTTAAAAATGGAGGTCAATCCATAGATGCAGACATGTGAATTCTAAAAtgtagttaaaagaaaaataattattacagGGCAATGTGTACAATATGACCCTCTTTACATAAAAAATAAGGTGTGAGAATCACTTCCATTTCTTCTTAGAAGAGTGATGCCTTTGTTTCCCTACTCTCCCTTCCtcgaaaacaaaaatgaaagcaaaaaccaCACAATTCAGAGATAAGtcgtaaaaaataaaagtcatgtgTTATTTATAAATCAATCATacagtaaaataattattttaaaaggtcaCAAATACAACGGCTGCATAAAGTCAGCTTGGAGTCAAGTACCTCTTTAAATACATTGCAAATCATCTCTATTTTAGTGTTCTTTCCCAGACAGATGTGGTTCACACTCAAGAGACGGCTTTATCATTTCATATTTGATAAAAAGTCAACAAAACTGGCAATAAATAGGccaacaataatttttaaaaatactaagtgGTAAACACTATTCTTAGTTGTGAAAAAAATCTACTATTCGGACAACCTGAAGATTTCACTCAAGTCAGTAAAAGACACAAAATTAGCTTTTCCACATTTAAAATGCTCGTCGTATTTTCCTAGAAGTGATAATGATACATACAAAAGCTCAAAGCATTAATAAAGAAATGACTGGAAGTCCCAATAAGTCAATGAACAGACTTTGTTCTGAGCTGGATGGGAAAGAGACACAAAACGTtctgttttgcttcatttttcaaaaattgccATGGCTCCTAGAAGCAGTACCCAGACCAAAGGTTCCCAAACACTGGAGTGTAAGAAAgacttgttaaaatgcaggttccTGGGCCCTGCCCCAGACTCTGAGCTCTGATTCCTGAGTACGATAAATCTACATTTTCAAACAAGATGCACAATGATTTTGATGAAGTGGTACAAGAACCCCACCATTCAAACCTGTTGCTGTTGGCTGGAAACCTGACTTGGGGCAGCTCCCCCACctctttagttttctcatctgtatagcCAGTCAACTATACTGATCTTCTCTGAGGGCCCTGAACCCCTAATGCAGCTGGACCAACCCCAGATGTAATAGATGTAGTTGGAGCTAAAAACTTAAACCTTCACGCCAAAACTAGTCTTTGCACATCATGGGGTTTCCGTCTTTTCTGCACCGTCTGAAAAGTCTGGTTCAATCAGTTCCATTTCTGGGAGCCCCTGAGTAGAGGAATTCTGAAACTGACATTCCACGTGAATTTGGGGGACTTTCCTCATGCAAACAGGGAAGCTTCCAGCAACCCTGAGAGGTGCTGCATATACATGGTATGTGGTGAAACCTACTTGGTTAGGATACAACAGAAGCATCTCCGGAATGGTAAGCAGGCCCCAAAGCCTCCAGCAGAACTTCCATTGAGGAACCGGACCACTCAGTAGGAGCCTTTGACACTGGTCGAACTTGAAGAGTAAGAGCTGGATTTCCTCGAGAATTTCTTTGAGGAGAGGGATACCTGCATCCGCTTTACAGTACGGACGCTCCGGCAGAGAAGAGCGTTCTTGGCGTGATCCCGGAAGTCCTGTGAAACGAAGTAATAGACAAAGGGATCGATGCAGCTGTTGAGGGTGGAGAGGCAGAGGGCCACGATGTACAGGGCGTAGACGTGACTCTGGCCCCAGGTCTTAATCAGGAAGTAGTGCACCACGAGCAGAAGGTTACTGGGCGTGAAGCAGATCAGGTACATGGCCAGGACGGTGACAATGAGCTTGATGGCCCTCCGCCTCTTCTTTCCTGAGCTCTCATCCATGGCAGAAGACTGGAGGGTCCGGATCATGAGCACGTAAGCCGAGGCCGTGAGGAAGGCTGGGAACAGAAAGACTCCAATGGCCAGAGACAGGAAGTAGTTGAACATGTCTCCCACCAGCACCTCCTCCGGCAAAACGTCGTGACAGGTCGTGATGTTAAGGGCCGGGATGTAGGAGGTCTGCTTTACGGCGTACAAGGGGATGGTAAGCAGCAGAATGAGCAGCCATATTCCCAGGGAGACGCCGATGGCAATGTTTGCCTGCTTCTTGGGGTGCACCATGGGGTTCACGATGACCCAGTATCTCTGCACGCTGAGGCAGGTCATGAAGAGGATGGAGCAGTACATGTTGCCGTAGAAAAAGCCAATGAGCACCTTGCAAAGAGACTCCCCGTAAATCCAGTTGTT from Capra hircus breed San Clemente chromosome 10, ASM170441v1, whole genome shotgun sequence encodes the following:
- the F2RL1 gene encoding proteinase-activated receptor 2; this encodes MRSPSAAWLLGGVLLLAASASCNRTVAGDKRLSKGRSLIGNVDKSPVVTGRGVTVKPGFSVDEFSTSVLTGKLTTVFLPVVYTIVFVVGLPSNGMALWVFLFRTKKKHPAVIYMVNLALADLLSVTWFPLKIAYHIHGNNWIYGESLCKVLIGFFYGNMYCSILFMTCLSVQRYWVIVNPMVHPKKQANIAIGVSLGIWLLILLLTIPLYAVKQTSYIPALNITTCHDVLPEEVLVGDMFNYFLSLAIGVFLFPAFLTASAYVLMIRTLQSSAMDESSGKKRRRAIKLIVTVLAMYLICFTPSNLLLVVHYFLIKTWGQSHVYALYIVALCLSTLNSCIDPFVYYFVSQDFRDHAKNALLCRSVRTVKRMQVSLSSKKFSRKSSSYSSSSTSVKGSY